In a single window of the Lagenorhynchus albirostris chromosome 19, mLagAlb1.1, whole genome shotgun sequence genome:
- the LOC132510197 gene encoding zinc finger protein 226-like isoform X1, which yields MSTFQEAVTFKDVAVAFTEEELGLLDSAQRKLYQDVMVENFRNLVSVEENNQSELRAVQDRGSREELSCRQIWQQIANDLTRCQDSMINSCQFHKQVDSPCQIGAGLSIQISEDENHILNDKAGDPSNTGNPRFATLRAQDSWRKTSLTESQNYQNRHQQISMKNKLCQCKEDVDTISWISHHLDAHGVHKGPKSYGYSDYRKDSMRVSTLDQNTMIHTGQKPYQCNECKETFTDLSTFDLHQQLHSKEKSHMCSECGKGFRYSSVLHIHQRVHMGGKHSECDECGKEFSQSSQLQTPQKVHTVEKPFKCGEGGKVFSRRSALTIHCKVHTGEKPYNCEECGRAFSQASHLQDHQRVHTGEKPFKCDTCDKSFSRNSHLQSHQRVHTGEKPYKCEECGKGFICSSNLYIHQRVHTGEKPYKCEECGKGFSRPSSLQAHQGVHTGEKSYICNVCGKGFTLSSNLQAHQRVHTGEKPYKCNECGKSFRRNSHYQVHLVVHTGEKPYKCEVCGKGFSQSSYLQIHQKAHSVEKPYKCEECGQGFNQSSRLQIHQLIHTGEKPYKCEECGKGFSRRADLKIHCRIHTGEKPYNCEECGKVFRQASNLLAHQRVHSGEKPFKCEECGKSFGRSSHLQAHQKVHTGEKPYKCEECGKGFKWSLNLDMHQRVHTGEKPYKCGECGKHFSQASSLQLHQSVHTGEKPYRCDRCSKVFSRSSQLQSHQRVHTGEKPYKCETCGKSFSWRSNLTIHHRIHAADKSYKSDRSGKTIREPTHEKISIK from the exons atgagcaCATTCCAG GAGGCGGTGACTTTCAAGGACGTGGCCGTGGCCTTCACagaggaggagctggggctgCTGGACTCGGCCCAGAGGAAGCTGTACCAGGATGTGATGGTGGAAAACTTCCGGAACCTGGTCTCAGTGG AAGAAAACAATCAAAGTGAGTTGAGGGCCGTTCAAGACAGAGGATCACGTGAAGAGCTTTCCTGCCGGCAAATCTGGCAACAAATTGCAAATGACTTAACCAGATGCCAAGACTCCATGATAAATAGTTGTCAGTTCCACAAACAAGTTGATTCCCCCTGCCAGATTGGGGCAGGACTCTCTATTCAAATTTCTGAAGATGAGAACCATATATTAAATGATAAAGCAGGTGATCCCAGTAATACTGGAAATCCAAGGTTTGCAACTTTGAGAGCCCAGGATTCTTGGAGGAAAACTTCATTGACCGAGTCACAGAATTATCAGAATAGACACCAGCAAATTTCCATGAAAAATAAACTGTGTCAGTGTAAAGAGGATGTTGACACCATCAGCTGGATTTCACATCACCTTGATGCTCACGGAGTACACAAGGGTCCAAAATCTTACGGCTACAGTGATTATAGAAAAGATAGCATGAGGGTTTCAACACTGGATCAGAATACTATGATTCACACAGGACAAAAACCTTACCAGTGTAATGAATGTAAAGAAACGTTCACTGATCTCTCCACCTTTGATCTTCACCAGCAGTTACACTCAAAAGAGAAGTCTCATATGTGCAGTGAGTGTGGAAAAGGCTTCCGTTACAGCTCGGTTCTTCATATTCATCAAAGAGTTCACATGGGAGGAAAACACAGTGAGTGTGATGAGTGTGGCAAGGAGTTCAGTCAGAGCTCACAGCTGCAGACTCCTCAGAAAGTCCACACTGTAGAGAAACCGTTCAAATGTGGGGAAGGTGGGAAAGTCTTCAGTCGTAGGTCAGCACTTACTATTCATTGTAAAgtccacacaggagagaaaccttacaaTTGTGAGGAGTGTGGGAGGGCCTTCAGTCAGGCCTCTCACCTTCAGGACCATCAGAGAGtccacactggggagaaaccaTTCAAATGTGACACGTGTGATAAGAGCTTCAGTCGGAATTCACACCTTCAGTCCCATCAGAGAGTCCATACGGGAGAGAAACCATACAAATGTGAGGAGTGTGGGAAGGGCTTCATTTGTAGCTCAAATCTATACATTCATCAGAGAGTCCACACAGGAGAAAAACCCTACAAATGTGAGGAATGTGGGAAAGGCTTTAGTCGGCCTTCAAGTCTTCAGGCCCATCAGGGagtccacactggagagaaatcATACATATGTAATGTGTGTGGTAAAGGCTTTACTCTGAGTTCAAACCTTCAGGCACATCAAAGAGtccatacaggagagaaaccatacaaatgtaatgagtgtgggAAGAGCTTCAGGAGGAACTCCCATTACCAAGTTCATCTGGTTGTCCACACAGGGGAGAAGCCCTATAAATGTGAGGTATGTGGGAAGGGCTTCAGTCAGAGTTCATATCTTCAAATCCATCAGAAGGCCCACAGTGTAGAGAAACCTTACAAGTGTGAGGAGTGTGGGCAGGGCTTCAATCAGAGTTCACGACTTCAGATCCACCAGCTGATCCATACCGGTGAGAAACCATACAAATGTGAAGAGTGTGGGAAGGGATTCAGTCGTAGAGCAGATCTTAAAATTCACTGCAGAATCCACACCGGAGAGAAACCATATAATTGTGAGGAGTGTGGGAAAGTCTTCAGGCAGGCCTCAAATCTTCTGGCCCATCAGAGAGTCCACAGTGGAGAAAAACCATTCAAATGTGAAGAGTGTGGGAAGAGCTTCGGTCGGAGTTCACACCTTCAAGCCCATCAAAAAGTCCACACTGGAGAAAAGCCATACAAATGTGAGGAGTGTGGGAAGGGTTTCAAGTGGAGCCTGAACCTCGACATGCATCAGAGAgtccacacaggagagaaaccatataagTGTGGGGAGTGTGGGAAGCACTTCAGTCAGGCCTCAAGTCTTCAGCTTCATCAGAGtgttcatactggagagaagccATACAGATGTGACAGATGCAGTAAGGTCTTCAGTCGGTCTTCACAGCTACAGTCTCATCAGAGAGTGCACACAGGGGAGAAGCCTTACAAATGTGAGACCTGTGGTAAGAGCTTCAGTTGGCGCTCCAATCTAACAATTCATCACAGAATCCATGCTGCTGATAAATCCTATAAAAGTGATAGGAGTGGTAAGACCATCAGAGAGCCCACACACGAAAAAATTtccataaaatga
- the LOC132510197 gene encoding zinc finger protein 226-like isoform X2, which yields MRYKKYRKRREALVDEFSNPDRNLEENNQSELRAVQDRGSREELSCRQIWQQIANDLTRCQDSMINSCQFHKQVDSPCQIGAGLSIQISEDENHILNDKAGDPSNTGNPRFATLRAQDSWRKTSLTESQNYQNRHQQISMKNKLCQCKEDVDTISWISHHLDAHGVHKGPKSYGYSDYRKDSMRVSTLDQNTMIHTGQKPYQCNECKETFTDLSTFDLHQQLHSKEKSHMCSECGKGFRYSSVLHIHQRVHMGGKHSECDECGKEFSQSSQLQTPQKVHTVEKPFKCGEGGKVFSRRSALTIHCKVHTGEKPYNCEECGRAFSQASHLQDHQRVHTGEKPFKCDTCDKSFSRNSHLQSHQRVHTGEKPYKCEECGKGFICSSNLYIHQRVHTGEKPYKCEECGKGFSRPSSLQAHQGVHTGEKSYICNVCGKGFTLSSNLQAHQRVHTGEKPYKCNECGKSFRRNSHYQVHLVVHTGEKPYKCEVCGKGFSQSSYLQIHQKAHSVEKPYKCEECGQGFNQSSRLQIHQLIHTGEKPYKCEECGKGFSRRADLKIHCRIHTGEKPYNCEECGKVFRQASNLLAHQRVHSGEKPFKCEECGKSFGRSSHLQAHQKVHTGEKPYKCEECGKGFKWSLNLDMHQRVHTGEKPYKCGECGKHFSQASSLQLHQSVHTGEKPYRCDRCSKVFSRSSQLQSHQRVHTGEKPYKCETCGKSFSWRSNLTIHHRIHAADKSYKSDRSGKTIREPTHEKISIK from the exons ATGAGAtacaaaaaatatagaaagagaagagaggcttTGGTTGATGAATTCAGCAACCCAGATAGAAATCTAG AAGAAAACAATCAAAGTGAGTTGAGGGCCGTTCAAGACAGAGGATCACGTGAAGAGCTTTCCTGCCGGCAAATCTGGCAACAAATTGCAAATGACTTAACCAGATGCCAAGACTCCATGATAAATAGTTGTCAGTTCCACAAACAAGTTGATTCCCCCTGCCAGATTGGGGCAGGACTCTCTATTCAAATTTCTGAAGATGAGAACCATATATTAAATGATAAAGCAGGTGATCCCAGTAATACTGGAAATCCAAGGTTTGCAACTTTGAGAGCCCAGGATTCTTGGAGGAAAACTTCATTGACCGAGTCACAGAATTATCAGAATAGACACCAGCAAATTTCCATGAAAAATAAACTGTGTCAGTGTAAAGAGGATGTTGACACCATCAGCTGGATTTCACATCACCTTGATGCTCACGGAGTACACAAGGGTCCAAAATCTTACGGCTACAGTGATTATAGAAAAGATAGCATGAGGGTTTCAACACTGGATCAGAATACTATGATTCACACAGGACAAAAACCTTACCAGTGTAATGAATGTAAAGAAACGTTCACTGATCTCTCCACCTTTGATCTTCACCAGCAGTTACACTCAAAAGAGAAGTCTCATATGTGCAGTGAGTGTGGAAAAGGCTTCCGTTACAGCTCGGTTCTTCATATTCATCAAAGAGTTCACATGGGAGGAAAACACAGTGAGTGTGATGAGTGTGGCAAGGAGTTCAGTCAGAGCTCACAGCTGCAGACTCCTCAGAAAGTCCACACTGTAGAGAAACCGTTCAAATGTGGGGAAGGTGGGAAAGTCTTCAGTCGTAGGTCAGCACTTACTATTCATTGTAAAgtccacacaggagagaaaccttacaaTTGTGAGGAGTGTGGGAGGGCCTTCAGTCAGGCCTCTCACCTTCAGGACCATCAGAGAGtccacactggggagaaaccaTTCAAATGTGACACGTGTGATAAGAGCTTCAGTCGGAATTCACACCTTCAGTCCCATCAGAGAGTCCATACGGGAGAGAAACCATACAAATGTGAGGAGTGTGGGAAGGGCTTCATTTGTAGCTCAAATCTATACATTCATCAGAGAGTCCACACAGGAGAAAAACCCTACAAATGTGAGGAATGTGGGAAAGGCTTTAGTCGGCCTTCAAGTCTTCAGGCCCATCAGGGagtccacactggagagaaatcATACATATGTAATGTGTGTGGTAAAGGCTTTACTCTGAGTTCAAACCTTCAGGCACATCAAAGAGtccatacaggagagaaaccatacaaatgtaatgagtgtgggAAGAGCTTCAGGAGGAACTCCCATTACCAAGTTCATCTGGTTGTCCACACAGGGGAGAAGCCCTATAAATGTGAGGTATGTGGGAAGGGCTTCAGTCAGAGTTCATATCTTCAAATCCATCAGAAGGCCCACAGTGTAGAGAAACCTTACAAGTGTGAGGAGTGTGGGCAGGGCTTCAATCAGAGTTCACGACTTCAGATCCACCAGCTGATCCATACCGGTGAGAAACCATACAAATGTGAAGAGTGTGGGAAGGGATTCAGTCGTAGAGCAGATCTTAAAATTCACTGCAGAATCCACACCGGAGAGAAACCATATAATTGTGAGGAGTGTGGGAAAGTCTTCAGGCAGGCCTCAAATCTTCTGGCCCATCAGAGAGTCCACAGTGGAGAAAAACCATTCAAATGTGAAGAGTGTGGGAAGAGCTTCGGTCGGAGTTCACACCTTCAAGCCCATCAAAAAGTCCACACTGGAGAAAAGCCATACAAATGTGAGGAGTGTGGGAAGGGTTTCAAGTGGAGCCTGAACCTCGACATGCATCAGAGAgtccacacaggagagaaaccatataagTGTGGGGAGTGTGGGAAGCACTTCAGTCAGGCCTCAAGTCTTCAGCTTCATCAGAGtgttcatactggagagaagccATACAGATGTGACAGATGCAGTAAGGTCTTCAGTCGGTCTTCACAGCTACAGTCTCATCAGAGAGTGCACACAGGGGAGAAGCCTTACAAATGTGAGACCTGTGGTAAGAGCTTCAGTTGGCGCTCCAATCTAACAATTCATCACAGAATCCATGCTGCTGATAAATCCTATAAAAGTGATAGGAGTGGTAAGACCATCAGAGAGCCCACACACGAAAAAATTtccataaaatga